The sequence below is a genomic window from Brevibacillus laterosporus.
GTATATTCTTGCAGAGCATCAGCTATAAAGGAAAGGAAGAGCCAATACATCCTTCAATGAGGATTTATTGGCTCTTTTTTATGCTGTCTACTTGACAGGGGTAAGTCCAGAATACTAGTAGCAATCCGACTTCTTTGTTTTTTTGTATGTATTCCGTTGAGTAGACCATCCCCTTTTGTTACACTAGGGAAATAGCAAAAATAGTAGGAAGTGATTACCATGCCATCTTATGAAAATGAAAATTGTGTAGAAATGAATTATGCTCATCGAGATTTACGTGAAACAGAAATGCGCAACGCTGTTTTTACCAAGTGTGTATTTACCGGCACACAGCTACATGAGGTTACTACTACAGGTTGCCAGTTCATTGATTGCGATTTTTCTGGTGCCAGCTTTAATGGTTCTATTCATGTACGTTCAGCTTTTACAAATTGCCGTTTCTTTGGTGCTAATTTGTTCTCAAGTAGGTTTGAAGAATGCAAAATGGTCGGTTCAGATTTTGCTAATGCTGTATGGGATGGTATTACGATTCAAGGTGGGGACTGGTCCTATACAAATGTGCGTTATGCCAATTGGACCAAACAAAAATTGCAAGATATCAAGCTGGTCGAAGCAGACTTGGCGTATAGCCGTTTAGAAAAGGCAGACCTGACAAACTCAGATTTATCTTACGCAAGCTTTGGTAATGCTACTTTAAAAGGGGCCGATTTACGTGGGGCTAAGCTAGATGGCATCGATTGGAAATCGCTTAATGTCCAAGGCGTTCGACTCGATTTTACTCAGGCGGTAGCGTTGGCTCGTTCATATGGGGCAAAAGTGGATTAGGGATAATCCCATAGACTAGACAACACAATCAGACAAGCAAAGGATGCCGCAGAATGATTTTATTAGGAGCGATTGTAAACGGATTATGCATTGTCCTCGGAACATTACTTGGTAAACTTTTTAACAAAATTCCTGAAAAAATGAAAGATACCGTTATGCAGGGGATTGGCTTAGCAGTTATTGTGTTAGGCTTGCAAATGGGTTTGAAAAGTGAAAATTTTCTCGTTGTTATTATTAGCCTTGTGGTTGGAGCTGTATTTGGGGAATTATGGGCGTTGGAAGACCGCTTAAATCAATTAGGAGAGTGGTTGGAGCGCAGAATTGGCTCAAAAGGCGAAAGCAGTGTAGCAGCAGGTTTTGTAACCGGAACGCTTATTTTTGTCATAGGAGCGATGGGGATTATTGGCGCACTTGATAGTGGAATCCGCGGTAATCACGGAGTTCTATATACGAAAGGTATTATTGATGGAATTATTTCTTTGTTTTTAACCACCACACTTGGCATTGGAATTTTGTTTTCGGCTATCCCCGTCATTCTGTATGAAGGAATAATCTCCTTATTTGCTACACAGATTGATCGGTTTGTGCCAGAGGTCTTAATGAATACATTTATCAATGAAATGACGGCTACAGGTGGCGTAATGATTTTTGCCATTGGGTTAAATCTAACAGGGATTACCAAGATCAGGGTGGCGAATTTGTTGCCAGGAATTCTAGTAACGGCTGTTGTTGTTTCAGCTATGTACGTATATGGGCAGTAGTGGCTTCTGGAGTTTTCAGAAGTGTGAGCAAAATGTTCAGGATCAGTGTTAAAATAAGAGAGAATGACAAGATATGTGAAGCAAGAAGTAAAGAAATGAGTTGAATGTAGCTGACTCATGCCCCAATTAACAGAAAAGAGGTAGAAAAACATGGAACAAGTACAAAACATCTTTTGTGTAGGTCGTAACTATCGTTTACATGCAGCAGAGCTAGGTAATCAAGTGCCGACATCTCCTTTTCTTTTTATGAAGCCAACTCATGCTCAGGTACTTGCAGATGGGCAAGATATCCTGTTACCTAGTGATCAGGGGTCTATACACTATGAAGTGGAGCTTGTCGTACACATAAATCAGGCTTATGAGAAAGGCATGAAGGCTGACGAATTAATCGATCGTGTCTCACTAGGTATTGATTTCACCATGCGAGATTTACAGGACCAATTGAAAGAGAAAAAACTACCTTGGCTGTTGGCAAAAGGCTTCCGCAACTCGGCTATTCTTACTACTAGCACTCCAATTAGTAGTATTGCGGAACTAGAGAAGGTTGATTTCTGCTTGCTGAAAAATGGCCAGGAAGTGCAACGTGGTAATATCACGGATATGATTTTTGACATTCAGGCATTGGTTGATTTTACTGGAGATCGTTTTGGTCTAGGCAAAGGAGATGTCTTGTTCACAGGTACGCCTGCAGGAGTGGGTGCGATTGCAGATGGCGATCACTTGGAGCTTGTTTTCGGAGATAAGGTGTTAGGAAGTTGTGTCATTAAACTGGGATAATGTAAAAAAGTGATGTGTGAGTTGATATTGCTGATTTTTCGAGGTTTAGAGGTTTATATTAAGAAAAATGATCAGGTTTCCGAAATCAAATACTTTGATAGCTGATTATGCGATCCCGTGTCACTTTTTAACAGTGCAACGGGATTTTTTTATGGTGTAATTCCCCCGACGCCTAAAATTGCTTCAATCGCGATACGGATACGCTACAATTTCCTCACTTATGTTGCCCAATAGAAAGGCTCACCTTATAGTTCGCATATTGAAAATAAATGCTAGTCATTTGTTTCAGCAGGCTATGTGCCACATGAACTTTAATTCTTATAATTGTAAGTGAAATCAATCAAGAACGAAAGAGGTGCGTACAGATGAAACTTCAACTAATCCGCCATGCAACACTTTTGCTCGAATATGCAGGAGTCCATTTCTTAATTGACCCAATGCTAAGTGAAGCTGAAGCGAATCCACCTATACCAATGGCACCGAATACGCGACGAAATCCACTTGTGGAGCTACCATTTTCATTGGATGACATGAGACTTCCAGATTATGTTGTAGTGACTCATTTACATCCAGATCATTGGGATCAGGCAGCTCAAGAGTTTTTACCTACATCACTACCTGTCTTATGTCAAGCTGGAGATGAGACAACGATCTATTCTGCTGGATTTCAGACGGTGACACCGATAGAGCCGGCTACAACCATTGGAAACATCCAGATCATGAGAACAGGCGGTCAGCATGGCACAGGAGAGATTGGACAGAAGATGGGGAAGGTTTCTGGCTTTGTGTATAAGGCAGAAAACGAACCAACGCTATACGTAGCTGGTGACACAATATGGTGTGAAGAAGTACAACAAGCGATCGAGGAACACAAGCCGGACGTTATCATCGTAAATGCCGGAGGAGCCAAATTTGTAGTCGGTGATCATATTACGATGAACGAGCAAGATGTTAGTAGCTGTTGTAGATTTGCACCTAAAGCTACTATTATTGCGGTGCATATGGACACGATTAATCACTGCCTGGTGACACGTGAAGATTTACGAAGTCATTTAGAACAAGAGAAATTGTTGGGTCAGGTCATGATTCCTGAGGATGGGGAGTGGATAGATATACAAAAATAAGAAGGGGATGTACATTAGGAATCATGTGCAAGTTCGAATAGAGTTATTATTTTTGTGAGCAACAATCTGGTATTTCCGGTTAAATGGTTGCTTTTTTATGGAAACAAATATGTTGTAAGAAAAAAATTATATTTACTATTAAACATCTCACTGGTAATACCGATAGTAATAATAGTCAACCTATTTCTAACTTCCGAGGGAGAGTAGACTTGGCTGGTTTAATCCTGATAGCAAAAGAAGGCAAAACCATTTTCAGTGGTAATGACATTCTGAAGCAAACATTTTGTAGGAAAAATTTTTGTAAAAACTATTAAAGATTTCTCTCGTAATTCCGATAGTAATAATAGTCAACCTTTTATAACTTCCGAGTAGGAGAAACATGGCTGGCTTAGTACTAGGAGCAAAAGAAGACAAAACCATTTTCAGTGGTAATGACATTCGACTTGAAGTGGTAACAACTGGAGAGATGGTACCTTGAAATGAGGCACCGAAAGATGTAACAATTCTCTGGGAAAAAGACTACTTCGAGAAGAGTGATTATTATATAAAGGCTTGAGCATAGGATGGCTCAGGACTACAAAACAAAACACGGAGGTAATTTATCATGAGAATCAATCACAACATTTCAGCTTTGAACACACACCGTCAACTAGGTGCAAACAATGGTGCAGCTGGTAAAAACTTGGAGAAATTGTCTTCAGGTCTTCGTATCAACCGTGCAGGCGATGATGCAGCTGGTCTTGCAATCTCCGAAAAAATGCGTGGACAAATCCGCGGTTTGGAAATGGCTACTAAAAATGCACAAGATGGTATCTCTTTGATCCAAACAGCTGAGGGTGCATTGACAGAAACACACAGCATTCTTCAACGTATGCGTGAACTAGCTGTTCAAGCTTCTTCTGATACAAATGAAGGTGTTGACCGTCAAAAGCTTCAAGCAGAGGTTGACGAATTGTCTAAAGAAATCAAACGTATTTCTACAGACACAGAGTTCAACAACCAAAAAGTATTGGATGGATCTTTTGATGATAAAACGTTCCATATCGGTGCTAACCAAGGACAAAACATTAAATTGAGTATTAACGACATGAGCAATACAGAGCTTGGTGTAAGCGGATATAAGAATGAAACAACACATGGTGATCTTGGTGTTACAATTACGAATCGCGACACTGAAAAAGACATTGTAATTGATGTCGAAGCTGTAATACCCGCTGGTCCTGGTACTGCTATTGACGAAACCACTGCTACCATTGATAAAGATGGAAAAATCACACTAACTCTAGCACAAGATGATGCTGGTGCTATTACAGCTACTAAAGATGATGTATTAAAAGCATTACAGAAACTTGGCATAGAAGTTAAGAGTGATGAGTCTGCTGCAGGTACAATTGCCACTACTACTGCTGGTAAAAAGTATACAGCAGCCCAAGTTGATCCAACTGATAAAACTCAAATCGATGATACAAAAGGTGTTGACATCTCCACTCAAAAAGCAGCTGACAAAGCTATCACAACAATCAACGACGCTCTTAACAAAGTATCTGAAGAGCGCTCTAAACTTGGTGCAAACCAAAACCGTCTAGAGCACACTATCAACAACTTGGGCGCAACTGCTGAGAACTTGACAGCTGCTGAATCCCGTATCCGCGACGTTGATATGGCGAAAGAAATGATGGATTTCACTAAAAATAACATCTTAACTCAAGCTGCTCAAGCTATGCTTGCACAAGCTAACCAACAACCTCAAGGCGTACTTCAATTACTTCGTTAATTGATCGTCTTTACAGAACCAAAAGAGACCTGGCCTCGTGCCGGGTCTTTTCTTTTGTCTATAACACCCAAAATTCTTCATTGAGTTATCATGAAGCTATCATTGAATGTATAATGACCAGTATCTTACAATTGATGAAGGTGGTGTAATTATTTTACATGATCCAAACATAAAAAAAGTTCTTTGTAAGAAAGGGGCATATCATGAAAATAACAAATGTATTTGTAGCATTCATGACCGTCTCACTTTTATTAATTGGCTGTAGCAACACTTCTGAACAAGCAGGCAAGGATGTCACCACACAAGTTTCTGAAGCTGAACAAGGAACAGACACAGCGGAGGGGATGAAGTCAGAAAAGGAAAGCCTCAACAAAACAGAAGAAGAGACAACAATTGATTCAGAGGCAACAAGTAAATCAACCACAGACGAATCCTCAGATAAACCTGCAGAACCCATCGATGAGAACAAACACAAGTTACTCCTAGCTATAAAAGAACAAGCTGAAAAAGGCAAACTGAAAGGTATTACTCCCTCATTAGGCACCGCATACAAAGAGATAGAAAAGACCTATGGAAAGCCTAAAAGCATTTCAAATGTTGAGTGCTGGACTTATAGCTATGACCATCCTAAGACCACAGCCGATTTCTTTTATGATCATGATTCTTGTGGAGAAGAATTAAATCAGGTGAAGCCAACTACCCAACTGAACCGAATAACCGTCGAACCAGCGTATTACAATGTAAAACTTACAGAAAATGATATTAGACAAGGATTGGGCAAACCAACTAAGGCTTATGTTAACGAAGGCTATGGTGGCTATGATATGTATTATAATGTAGGACAATATCAGATTTTCATAAAGATAGATGATAATTCTCCAGATAGAAGCGTGAGTACTATTTCTGTTAGAATCCCCCTTGATTTTGATAAGTAAAAAATATGGGATGGAGCCGGGTGCATGTGGTAAAAAACAACCCGGCTGCTTTTTCATGCATAAAACGCTACTAATTCCCCCTTATATTAAATACTAAGTAAAAGATAAAGATTTCGTATTATTAATGTCCATACCTTTTTTATGGGCAGGTGCCCATATCTTTTTTATCTGCCCATACCCGTTCCTTTTTTTATGGGCTAAAATTCTGTGGATAACCTACCCATTAAAAATGTATCTGCATATTTCCGACGACCTGAATGTTGCCCATAGGAATTTTATGGGTCACCCATAAAATTTTATGCTTTCTGGGTTTCGACAAAGACACAAAAACACAAGGAAAATGATTACTCGTTCTCATCTATACATGCCATAAATGTTATTTTCTCAAAGGAACTGGACTCATTGTGCAGTGCTTCCATAATTAACTCCCTATAACGACTGGATAACCAATCACGGTGAAACGTATTTTTAGCGTATATGATAATTTCCTGTCCACTTACAACACAGAATGTATCGGCATACCAGGTCTTAAAAGAATTGATAGTGAGTCGTTGCTGAATATAAGTAAGAACATTCATCCACAGCTTTTCATCTGCAATACTTCTTTGATCCATAATGGTTGTAATCTTCTTTTTGGCATACAAGGTCCGTTCGGCAGGTGAGAGGTCTATTGGAAGCTTTCCAAGCGTGCCTTTTTCGCGTAGTTTCTCGAAATCATTGGTATAATCATAGCTTGTAGCTAGTTCAATATGAGCAACTTCCATTACTTGTTCAATATAGTGATCGTGCATCAACTGAAAAGGCTTTGGTAAGTTCTCTACTAACTCTCTACTCAGAATGGGAATCGTGCGTCTTACCTTATAAATAATTCCACAATCATTATTATTCTCTTCAGGATTTTGTAGCCAAAATCGAAAAATAAAGCCGTTTTGTTCAAGGATGTCCATATATTTATTTAATGTCGTGGTTGTAATCTGCATTTTTAAGGCAATGGTAGGTAGATCAGGAAAGCAGTAATCCTTATCACCGTAACAATACCGTGTCAGATGAATATAGAGGGATGTGGCTGTTGCTCCCATAATTGCACCCCAGAAATCCAAAAAGTAATTGCTGATCGTTGTAAAGCCTTTGTTATCGATGGGCAGATTTACACCGAGTTTTTCTAGACGAAGAGCTTGAAAATCTTGATAGGTGTAATAAATCCGTTGTAAAACTTCTTGATCATACGTTTGCTCTACAGGTCTTCCTTTGACAATTCTAATCCGTGACACAGGTTTTTTAATACCTGTCTTTTCAATTCGATAATAAGTCACTTGTTTCAGATCTAGGTGTTTCTTTTTTTTCATGGAATGAATCCTCTCTAAGAAAAGAAATAATAGGTTAATGAGTATCCCTCTTCTTTTTTGAAGAAGAGGGGGGATTTTTGGTGAGTATAGCTTGTTGTAAATTAATAATCTGAATATTATAACTCTTAATTTGAACACAGATGGTTAACAAGGATTGCAGCTCGCTTATATTGAGTGAGAAACCATCCTTGAGAGTAGGGAGATGAGCATAATGTTAGACAACCTGTGTAAACAGATGTATTGCACCTACGGACGAGATACCGATTTCATGGGATTGGCTTTCCGATTCAAAAAAGGTATCGCAATCGTGGATATACATATTGATGGTGAATACGAAGATGGATATGTCGTTGAATTTGTTAGCTTTGTAGAACATGAGCCTCCTGTATTTAAAATTGTAAAAAACAAAGAAGAACTCCATACCCTTATACAGGAATTTGCACTGTAACATTTCGTATCGGAAAATCTTGTTCCTCTCCTTTTATTCTTTATAGTAGTGGTTCTACCATTATGGAAGGTTGCGAAACTTTTTCATTCTCGTCAGGAAAAATTATATACAAGAAGATATCTGAGAAGGGGAGGATACGAGTCTAGCTGATTGCTGAGAATACATCCAGAATAAAGAGAACAAATGAATGTGAAGAGTGTAAGTGGGAGCGGGTGGGATAACAAATGCAAAGATTCGAAAAATGTGTGCAATGTGGCTTTCGCTATGTAACGGAAAAGGCAAGACAAAACTATATAGCTGAAGGTTTGCCTGGTAATCCACAAATATGTTTGCATTGCCTAAGTGTGAGAACAGGAAAAGTAATGAATGTGCACGGTAATCTAGTATTTCCAGATGAAGTTGAGACTTCTAATAAACAGAAGTTTATTCCTAAAACAGTGATTGAGGGTTGTCGACCTTGCATGAAGAAACGAGGGCTTCTCTAAAAGCTCCTTATACAGTAGGGATATTTAGGAAGGTTAGAAGTGACATACAAAAAGTAATGTCTCCAATACGCGAGGTTAGTTAAAGGCTGTATCACTTTTACTTATATTGTGATACGAACCATGAAACATGATGATGGAATAAGTAGTTTCATTGTGTCTAGTATTTATACGCATTTATCACAAACTACTTTTACCATTGATTGAGAAAATTAGAGGAGGGTTTTATACATGAGTACAACAAAGAACAAGAAAATGCTAATTAAGGGTGCAGGGAAGTTTATGGCAAAAATTCCTAATTGTGATGAATTAATCACGATTGGTACCTTGAACAACATGCGCTTAGATGTTCAACTTGACATGCAAGATATTGAAGGTGGAGATTCCAGCGTTGCCTTAGATACGCTTTTACGGAAAAAAACCATTGATATTACTGCTGAGGATGCGAAATTTGACTTAAACCTTGTCCGATTAGCCCTTGGTTCCAAATTACGTGAAGGTGTAAGTGGTGCCACATATAAAATGCAGACGGAGAACGTGCAGGTCCCTTCATCTTCACCTTATCAAGCAACACTTTCTGAAGCGTCTGTAGCGAGTCCAGCTCATAAAGCGTTTGAAGGCACCATTAATGGAGCTGATGTAACATCAAGCGTGACACTTGCTGGGAAAGCAATCACTTTTGATGACTCTCTTGCTGGTAAAACTGTTGTTATTGTGTATCCAGTTGCTTTGAGTGGCGTAACGTACGATGAGGATGGCTTTGTGTGGGTACTAGAAGAGAAGCATACTGTAAAAGAGAAAGCAGGTAAATTCGAAGTAGACCTTGTTTTCGGAGCTGCTCTTCATAAGGACGCACAAATTTCTGTTCGTACATTGAAAGGTAACAAGCTTTTAAAGAAAACGACAAGTTCCACCCCGAAAGAGGAACAGTACGCTGTGAATGGTAGCACATTATCCTTCCATTCAGCCCTAAAAGATGTAGATATTTACGTAAACTACAAACGTAACGAAGTAGTAGACGTATTGGATATTACTACGAAGGATATGCCTCTTACTGTTCATGTCATTCATGATGGCCAATTTGAACAAAAAGATGGTTCTATCCAAGGTTATCAAACCGAATTGTACTTGTGTCGCGTAAAATCAAACTTTACGTTGGATGCACAACGTCAACAAGCTTCTACTCATAGCGTAACGCTGACTGTTATTGATCCTGACCGTGTAGACGGAAAAATCGGAACAATCAAACGATATGAAGCGCAGGGTGCTAATTCCAAGAATCTTTGCTAGACAGGGACCCCTCTAGGAGGGGTTCTTTCCATAATGATGTTCAGATTTTCTCGGAAGTACTTAGAATGACAGCATAGGTGGCTATCTGGTTACCCCCGCCATTTAGCTTACCTATGTCTTTACATCAAATGGGGGAAATCACAAGTGGGGGTGTCACTGTTTTGAGTGATCGAAATTTTGTAATTCCAAAAAATAATGAAATGACTTCTGAGCAAGCTATTCAGAAAGAGGTCGCCAGTCAAGTTGAAGAGCAACAAGCAATTCCAGCAACCGAGGAAGCGACAGCCAAGGTACTAAGTGAAGAAGAGGCGTCCATTCGCGAAAAGGTGTTTTTTGAAGAAGATGAGAAGGTTCGATTGCGTGATGGCAAGACGTATTCTATCCCTCCTTTGGGTATCAAGGATGCCAGAAAGCTGATGAAATTGTTAAATACCATTGATTCAGGGATCATTATCGCCAATTTAATTCCAGAATCAGAAGTAGATGATGATCGTTACGAGGAATTATTGAAGGTGCTTTTGATGGCGTTTAAGCCTTACTACAAGCATGTAGACACGGAGTACTTGGCTGACTATGTGGATCTGGAGACTGGCAAGAAGATCATTGATGCCATGATTGGATTAAACGGGTTAAAAAAGTCAATGTAACCACTGAGGAAGAAGATGAGGAGTACAAAAAACGGGCTCCCATCAATTGGGCTGATATTTTCTTTAAGCTGGCCCATTATTGTCATCTGGATAAATTTCAGGTTTGGCAGCTGACATTGCCTCAGTTGGGTTTTTATTTAGAGCAATGCAATGAACATATCGAATTCACTGTGAAGGTTTCAACCATGTCCTTTGGAAGCTTGTTTGGAGGAGGTTTATCTTCAAAGGATCAATCACAAGGATTGACCGAGGCTAGACAAGATGGGACTTACACGGATGGCTATAAAGTAGCAGATGAAACAGATATGGAATGGCTTGCCAACGTTTTGGGTTAATACATACTCCTGCTCTGCTCCTGAATGGAGGGGCAGGAGTTTTATTTTATAAGGCAGGTGAGACTATGAATAATGAGATGAGAGCGACATTTGCTTCTGAGTTACGCAATTCTATCCAAAGTTCCATTCAATACGGTAAGGAGCTCGAGCGACTTGACTCACGATTTGGCAAATTGGTTACTCGTATAGGTACTGTAAACAATTCCATACGTTCCTTTCACAGAGAAGTAAACAGAGACAAGGGGACAAAGTTACACCAACAGACGAGCGAAGAACGTAATTCTATGCCCAACAAGGGGATTGTCCAGAGGGCTGGAACACTTTCTCAGCGAATGCCAGAATTGCAATCTCAAATGCAAAGAGTTTCTGATGAGGTTCAAGGGAAGGTAAAACGAAGCATTCATCTTGAATTGCATGAGTTAGTAGAAAGCATTGAAGCTTTAGATATTAAATCGAGCCCTAAGCTAAAAAAACACCTGATTAGTCAAATGAACCTGATTAATAAAAAGTTGATACAAAAGATTCGGGAACAATTCGATCTTCAGGTGGAACAGTTAATGCAAGAATTTGGACAAAGTTCTGGGCGGTTACAAAATCTTAATCGCGCTTATCCACCATTTCTCTCTTCTTCTGGCACCTTACGTACAGACAATGGTATAGCAGGTGGAAGTACAACAGCGTCAGGTAAAGCTACTGGTTCTACAGCTCCAGAGGAGACGGCTCTTGCTGCTAATGTGGTGACGGCAATCAATGCTCAGAACGCTGCTATTACTTCTATTCGTAACAACTTAGCAGTAAGTGGAGCAACTGATCCTTCCTCGCTCCTTTATCAAGCGATTGATATTTTTAACAACATTCAGCAGGAAGAGATCAAGCTGTATCGCAGTCTTTCATTAAAGAAAGACTTTCGTGTTGATCCCAATAACAGTCAGAGTCAGGTTGATCAGGGCAAGCTATCGAGTGCTATTGAAGGTATTAAAGGATTCGTTCGGGAACAAACCTCTTTTTACGGCCTTCCTTACAAGCAGCTTTTTGAAGTAGCTTCCATTGGCGGAAAAACACTTGATGACCCTGCCGAAATCAAAAAGCTGGTTCAACAAGTAGCGCAAATCAAGACAATAGACCCGTCTTCTGATATGAAAACGATTGCCAACGGGTTGCTTGAAACCAAAGACAAGCTTGGGCTTTCCATGCAAGAGATTGATGAAAAAATCGTTCGGTCCATTGCTGCCGTAACCCAAATAGGTGCGGCAAACAGTGAACAAATTCTTCAGATGATCAATAAATCAGGAAATACTTTTAAGTCTAAAACAGATGCAGACATGCTCGTAGGACTCTCTGCTGCATCGATTCAAACAAATACAAG
It includes:
- a CDS encoding DUF4309 domain-containing protein produces the protein MDSEATSKSTTDESSDKPAEPIDENKHKLLLAIKEQAEKGKLKGITPSLGTAYKEIEKTYGKPKSISNVECWTYSYDHPKTTADFFYDHDSCGEELNQVKPTTQLNRITVEPAYYNVKLTENDIRQGLGKPTKAYVNEGYGGYDMYYNVGQYQIFIKIDDNSPDRSVSTISVRIPLDFDK
- a CDS encoding DUF554 domain-containing protein, whose protein sequence is MILLGAIVNGLCIVLGTLLGKLFNKIPEKMKDTVMQGIGLAVIVLGLQMGLKSENFLVVIISLVVGAVFGELWALEDRLNQLGEWLERRIGSKGESSVAAGFVTGTLIFVIGAMGIIGALDSGIRGNHGVLYTKGIIDGIISLFLTTTLGIGILFSAIPVILYEGIISLFATQIDRFVPEVLMNTFINEMTATGGVMIFAIGLNLTGITKIRVANLLPGILVTAVVVSAMYVYGQ
- a CDS encoding MBL fold metallo-hydrolase encodes the protein MKLQLIRHATLLLEYAGVHFLIDPMLSEAEANPPIPMAPNTRRNPLVELPFSLDDMRLPDYVVVTHLHPDHWDQAAQEFLPTSLPVLCQAGDETTIYSAGFQTVTPIEPATTIGNIQIMRTGGQHGTGEIGQKMGKVSGFVYKAENEPTLYVAGDTIWCEEVQQAIEEHKPDVIIVNAGGAKFVVGDHITMNEQDVSSCCRFAPKATIIAVHMDTINHCLVTREDLRSHLEQEKLLGQVMIPEDGEWIDIQK
- a CDS encoding DNA polymerase III subunit gamma/tau, translated to MSDRNFVIPKNNEMTSEQAIQKEVASQVEEQQAIPATEEATAKVLSEEEASIREKVFFEEDEKVRLRDGKTYSIPPLGIKDARKLMKLLNTIDSGIIIANLIPESEVDDDRYEELLKVLLMAFKPYYKHVDTEYLADYVDLETGKKIIDAMIGLNGLKKSM
- a CDS encoding pentapeptide repeat-containing protein; its protein translation is MPSYENENCVEMNYAHRDLRETEMRNAVFTKCVFTGTQLHEVTTTGCQFIDCDFSGASFNGSIHVRSAFTNCRFFGANLFSSRFEECKMVGSDFANAVWDGITIQGGDWSYTNVRYANWTKQKLQDIKLVEADLAYSRLEKADLTNSDLSYASFGNATLKGADLRGAKLDGIDWKSLNVQGVRLDFTQAVALARSYGAKVD
- a CDS encoding FAA hydrolase family protein, whose product is MEQVQNIFCVGRNYRLHAAELGNQVPTSPFLFMKPTHAQVLADGQDILLPSDQGSIHYEVELVVHINQAYEKGMKADELIDRVSLGIDFTMRDLQDQLKEKKLPWLLAKGFRNSAILTTSTPISSIAELEKVDFCLLKNGQEVQRGNITDMIFDIQALVDFTGDRFGLGKGDVLFTGTPAGVGAIADGDHLELVFGDKVLGSCVIKLG
- a CDS encoding flagellin is translated as MRINHNISALNTHRQLGANNGAAGKNLEKLSSGLRINRAGDDAAGLAISEKMRGQIRGLEMATKNAQDGISLIQTAEGALTETHSILQRMRELAVQASSDTNEGVDRQKLQAEVDELSKEIKRISTDTEFNNQKVLDGSFDDKTFHIGANQGQNIKLSINDMSNTELGVSGYKNETTHGDLGVTITNRDTEKDIVIDVEAVIPAGPGTAIDETTATIDKDGKITLTLAQDDAGAITATKDDVLKALQKLGIEVKSDESAAGTIATTTAGKKYTAAQVDPTDKTQIDDTKGVDISTQKAADKAITTINDALNKVSEERSKLGANQNRLEHTINNLGATAENLTAAESRIRDVDMAKEMMDFTKNNILTQAAQAMLAQANQQPQGVLQLLR
- a CDS encoding replication initiation protein; the encoded protein is MKKKKHLDLKQVTYYRIEKTGIKKPVSRIRIVKGRPVEQTYDQEVLQRIYYTYQDFQALRLEKLGVNLPIDNKGFTTISNYFLDFWGAIMGATATSLYIHLTRYCYGDKDYCFPDLPTIALKMQITTTTLNKYMDILEQNGFIFRFWLQNPEENNNDCGIIYKVRRTIPILSRELVENLPKPFQLMHDHYIEQVMEVAHIELATSYDYTNDFEKLREKGTLGKLPIDLSPAERTLYAKKKITTIMDQRSIADEKLWMNVLTYIQQRLTINSFKTWYADTFCVVSGQEIIIYAKNTFHRDWLSSRYRELIMEALHNESSSFEKITFMACIDENE